The region ACCGCGCCCAGCACCCTCGCGCTGATCACCACGAACTTCCCCGACGGCCCGCGCCGCCACCACGCCCTGGGCATCTACGCGTCGATGGCGGGCATCGGCGCCTCCATCGGCCTCGTCCTCGGCGGCATGCTCACCTCCTGGGCGTCCTGGCGCTGGGCCCTGCTGATCAACGTACCGATCGGCATCGCGGTCGCCGTCGCCCTGCCCCGCTTCGTCACCGAGACCCCGCGCCACGCGGGCCGGTTCGACGCGGCGGGGGCACTCGCCGGCACGGCCGGGATGACCTCGCTGGTCTACGCGTTCATCCGGGTCTCGGAGGAGGGCTGGTCCGACACCCAGTCGCTGCTGGGCTTCAGTTCGGCGGCGGCGCTGCTGGTGGGCTTCACACTGATCGAGTCCCGCGCGGACCAGCCGATCATGCCGCTGCGCCTGTTCGCGAGCCGCAACCGCGCGGGCGGCTACGCGGGCGTACTGCTGCTGCCCGCGGGCATGTTCGGCGCGTTCTACTTCCTCACCCTGATCTGCCAGCAGGTCCTGGGGTACAGCCCGCTCCGCGCGGGATTCGCCTTCCTGCCCATGACCCTGGCGATGTTCACGGTCGTACGCTTCGTGCCCCGGCTGCTCGCGCGGCTCGGCGCCAAGCCGGTGCTGCTCACCGGCATGGCCCTGCTCGTCGTCGCGGCCGCGTGGCTGTGGCGGCTGCGACCCGACGACGGCTACCTCACCGGTCTGTTCGGCCCGCTGGTGCTGATGGGCGTCGGCGTCGGACTGAGTTTCATGCCGCTCAACGCGACGATCCTCGCGGGCATCGAGCCACGGGAGGCCGGCGCCGCCTCCGGCCTGCTGCAGACCCTGCAGTGGCTCGGCGGCACCCTCGGCCTCTCCATCCTGGTCACGGTCTTCGGCACGGCGGCCCGGCACGCGCACGGCTCCCCGTCCGACATCCTCACCGAGGGTGCGGCCCGCGCGTTCGGCATCGGCTCGCTGATCGCGCTGACCGCCCTGCTGGTGTCGGCGCTCGTGATCACCGACACCAGGCCGAAGCACACCACCTGAAGAAACCCACCACCCAAAGGAACCGACCGCCTGAAGAAGCCCAGCACCTAGAACAACGCGCTGTACGCGTTCAGCGCCGGCTGTCCGCCCAGATGGGCATAGAGCACGGTGGACTCCCGCCCGATCTCCCCCCGCGCCACCAGATCCACCATCCCGGCCATCGACTTGCCCTCGTAGACGGGGTCGGTGACCATCCCCTCGGTGCGCGCCGCGAGCCGCATCGCCTCCAGCGTGGCCTCGTCCGGAATCCCGTACGTGCCCGCGTGGTACCGCTCGTCCAGCTCGACGTCCGCCTCCGTCAACTCCCTCCGTACGCCGATGAGCTGCCCGGTGCCGTGTGCGATCCGCGCGATCTGCTCCCGGGTGCGGGCGGGCGCCGCCGACGCGTCGATCCCGAGGACGCGCCGCGGTCGCCCGCCCGCCTCCTCCAGGGCCGCGAACCCGGCGACCATGCCCGCCTGGGTCGATCCGGTCACCGAGCAGACCACGACGGTGTCGAAGAAGACGCCCAACTCCGCCTCCTGTTCAGTCACTTCATAGGCCCACCCGGCGAACCCCAGGCCTCCCAGCGGATGGTCCGACGCCCCCGCCGGAATGGCGTACGGCTTGCCGCCGCGCTCCTCGACCTCCCGCAGTGCCTGCTCCCAGCTCTCCTTGAAACCGATCCCGAACCCGGCCCGCACGAGCCGTACGTCGGCGCCGGCGAGGCGGCTGATGAGGATGTTGCCGACCTTGTCGTACACGGAGTCGGGCCACTCCACCCAACTCTCCTGCACTAGCACGCACTTGAGCCCCGCGCGGGCGGCGACGGCCGCGACCTGGCGGGTGTGGTTGGACTGCACACCACCGATCGAGACGAGGGTGTCGCAGCCCTGGGCGAGCGCGTCGGCGACGAGGTACTCCAGCTTGCGGGTCTTGTTCCCTCCGTAGGCGACACCGGAGTTGCAGTCCTCCCGCTTGGCCCACAGGGAGGCGCCACCGAGGTGCTTCGTCAGACGCTCCAGCGGATGCACGGGCGAGGGCCCGAAGAGCAGGGGGTAACGCTCGTACGAGGAAAGAGACATGGGTCCTCCCGCATCAGGGTTCGACATCGGCCAGGTCTTCGAGAGCGCCCCAGATCTCCACGGTGACGCGGACGGCGGCGACCACGTCCCGTTCGGCGCAGGCGTCGATCAGCTCGTCGTGCAGGCCCGCCGAACGGCAGTTGCCGCCCTCGCCGAAGCGGCGCCGTTCCAGACGGCGGATCAGCGGGGTGTAGCGGGCGACGGTGGCGGCGGCGGCACGGTTGCCGCTCACCCGCACCAGTACGTCGTGCAACGCGTCGTCGGCCGTCAGAGCGGCGTCCACGTCACCGGCGCGCACGGCGTCCGCGAAGCGCACGTTGGCCTCGCGCATCACCTCGATGTGCGGCGCTTCCAGCCGGGGGACCGCCGTGCGTGCGATCAGCTCGTGCATGGCGCCGACCACGGCCGCGGCGTCCCGCACATCGGCGGTCACCAAGGGGGTCACCCGCGTGTAGCTCTGCGGCTTGGACTCCAGCAGCCCCTCGTCGACCAGCCGGGAGAAGGCTTCGCGCACCGGCGCCCGCGACAGCCCGAGCAACTCGGCGAGTCCGGTGTCGCGCACCACCGCGCCCGGTGCGAGCTCACCGGCCACGATGGCGTCCCGTATCGCTTCGTACGCGCGGTCCCTCAGCAGGGTCCGACGCACGGGTCGTATCGCCTCCATGAACTGAAATGTTAGATATCAGTTCCCGCTGCGCACAAGAGTGCGGCCCGTACCGAAGTACGGGCCGCACTCACGCGCGATCGGTTATCCGGCCCACGGCCAGTCGGCGTCCCGCGCCGACTCCAGCAGGGGAACCATCCGGAAAGCCGCGTCCGAGAGCCCCCCGAACGTGTGCCGGTTGGCCTTTCCGGAGGGGCCGTGGCCCGCCCGGTAGCCGGCCAGGTTCCAGGTGTAGACCGGGACGTGCGCCGGGACCTGCTCGGTCGGGTCGCCGTAGTGGCTGTAGGTGGCCTGCTCGTCGGTGACGATGAGCACCCGGTCGTGCTTCCTGTAGTGCGCGCGCACCGCCTCGCTCGTGTTGGTGCCGCCGAGGTCGCCGAAGCGCTCGAGCACCTTCAGCACCGACTCGCCCTTCTTGAACTTCACCCGCTTGCTGCTCGTGCCGAACTCGACGAGATCCGCGTCCGCCGCCCGCAGCGCGAGCGCCGTGCCGAAGATCGCCGCCGCGTCGGCCCGGCTGAGCTCCGAGCGCTCCGACAGCCGCGAGTAGAACATCGAGCCGGACCGGTCGACGAGCACGAGCGTGCGTCCGGGCAGCGCCGGCACGTTCGCCAGCGAGTGGCCGAGCGCCTGCTCCAGCGGGTACGACCAGCGCAACGAGGGCGCGTGCTGGTACGCGGCGAGGTAGCGGAAGGGGAACTGCCGCGAGCGCGCCACCTCCGCCGGGTCGCTGATCCTGGCGGCGACCTGAGCCGCCACCTCGTCACTCACTCCCGCCTCGTCGAAGTTGCGCAGGTTGCGTACGAGCGCCATCGCGCCCATGGACGGGATGACGGCCTCCCAGGCCGCCTTGTCCATCGGGCCCTGCAGCCAGCCGGCCAGCGCCTCCCACGTCATCCCCGCCTCCGCGAGGCGCCGGGCACCGTGCGCGCCGGTCACGACCTTGCGCCGCTTGGCGGGCCGCAGCTCCATCAGGTCGCGGTGGGCCACCACGACGGGCAGCGACTTGGGCACCACGGCCGTGTCCGGGTGGTGACGCCGGTCGAGGGCGTACTGGAACAGATCGCCCTGCCACGGCTTCGCCGGATCGGGCGCAGCGTGCACCAGGTTGAGGATGTCGCCGAAGCGGTAGCCCTTGGCCGCCGTGTCGTACTTCAACAGCGACTTCTCGCCGTAGAGCCGGCGTACGGCGTCGGCGACGCCCCGCTTGACGGGCTTGGGCACGTTGCGGCCGTACCGGGAGGTCCAGTAGGCGAGCAGCTCGCCGGGCTCGTCCGGACGGCGCAGCACGGAGGCGATGACCTGGCGGTTGGCCGGGCCGTCGGTGACGCCCGCGTCGAGGCGTGCTTTCACGTACTCGGCGGCGCCCACGAGCGAGGCCGTCCGCAGGTTGCCCTCGCCGCGCAGCCAGCCCAGCAGGGCGGCCGTCCACGAGGGGTCGGCGACGGCAAGCTCGCGCACGAGCGCGGCGAACCGGTCGTCGCGGGCCTCTCCGGTCTCGTAGAAGGTGTTCTGCGAGACGAAGTTGGCGATGGCCAGCAGGAAGAGCTCGGAGCGCGCGTCGCGCTCCTGGCCGCGACCGCCCTGGTGGGTGCGCAGCACGCGGCCGGTCGACGTCACACGGGAAGTGGGCTGCGCCTTGGCCGCCTTGGTGTTGAATCGCGACATGATGAATTCCCCCGAATTCATGAGTATTTCGGAGGGAGGCACAGCAAATGGAGGGTGCCCGAGATCAGGAGTCGGCGACGGTTCCTATTCACCCGGCGCGTCTACCAGTTCCGCCACATCGACCCGGAGTCGATGACGGGATTCGAACCCGCAACATACCGTGTCCCGAAGTATCCGCTGCCTGCGCACCGGGCACCCACCATGAGCTGCGCCTCCCGAGGTCAAGTCGGCGGCGGCGTGGATTCTTTGAAAGAGAAGTAGCCGCAGCCTGCGCACCGGGAGGTGCATGAAGTTGTGGTGTCCAGAGTTCAAAGCCGGCGGAACCGACGTAGGTGCTCTAACCCCTGAGCTACACCGGCGCGTTGTACCGGTGGCGGGACTCGAACCCGCGGCCGCCCCATTATCAGTGGAAGTAGGTCCTGCCTTCGCACCTGGACGTGCACCACTTTAGGAGGGCGGCCGCGGTTCGAGCCATTGAATTAACTACCCGCGCTTCTGGCGCTTCCAGGGGCCTGTGATGGCGAGCATGATGCCCGGTTCCTGGATGTTGGCGAAGAGGGTCCGGCCGTCGGGCGAGAAGGTGACGCCGGTGAACTCGCTGTAGGCCGGCTCGGCTTCGGTCCCGATGTTCAGTTCGTTGCGGGCGATCGGGTAGGTGCGGCCGCTGTCGGTGGCACCGAAGAGGTGCTGGACGCCCTCGCCGTCCTCGGCGATGACGAGGCCGCCGTAGGGGGAGACGGTGATGTTGTCGGGGCCGTCGAAGGCGCCGTCCTTGGACGGGTCGGGGTTCACGCCGAGCAGGACCTTGAGGGTCAGGGTGCGGCGCTTGGGGTCGTAGAACCAGACGGCTCCGTCGTGGGCCTGGCCGGGGCTCTCGGTGCGGGCGTAGGAGGAGACGATGTAGACGCCGCCGTCGCCGCACCACATGCCTTCGAGCTTGCGGGCGCGGGTGACCTGGCCGTCGGTGAACTGCTTGCGGACGGAGACGGTCTTCGCGTCACGGTCCGGGACGTCGACCCAGTCCACGCCGTACACCGTGCCGATCTTGGTGGCGCGGGAGAGGTCGTCGATGAACCGGCCGCCGGAGTCGAAGCACTTGAAGGCCTGGAGGGCGCCGGCGTCGGCGGCGAGGGTGGCGAGCTGTCCGTGGCCGTGCTCGAAGCCCTGCGGGGGCGTCCAGCGGTAGAGGAGGCCGTTGGGACCCGAGGCGTCCTCGGTGAGGTAGAGGCGGCCGCGCTTGGGGTCGACGACGACGGCCTCGTGGGCGTACCGGCCGAGTGCCTTGATCGGCTTGGGGTTCCGGTTGCGGCGGCGGTCGGCGGGGTCGACCTCGAAGACGTAGCCGTGGTCCTTGGTCATGCCGTTCTGGCCGGCCTTGTCCTCGGTCTCCTCGCAGGTGAGCCAGGTGCCCCAAGGGGTGTTGCCGCCCGCGCAGTTGGTGGAGGTGCCCGCGACGCCGACCCACTCGGCGACCTTGTCGTGGCGCACCTCGACGACCGTGCAGCCGCCGGACGCGGCCGGGTCGTAGACCAGGCCCTCGGTGAGCGGCACGGGGTACTTCCAGTCGGCGCGGGGGCCCTTGAGCTCGTGGTTGTTGACGAGGAGGGTGGCGCCGCGCGGCCCGTCGAAGGTCGAGGTGCCGTCGTGGTTGGACGGCGTGAACTCACCCGAGTCCAGCTTGGTACGGCCGCTGTAGGTGATGACGCGGTAGGAGAATCCGGCGGGCAGCGCGAGCAGGCCCTTCGGGTCCGGGACCAGCGGTCCGTAGCCGACTCCGCCGTGCCGGTCCGTCGGCTTGCCGTCCTCCCCCACGCTCTCGGTGTCGGTGGACGCGAGGGCGTTCGGAGCGGTGGCGAGGGCGCCGACACTGCCGGCCAGGACGAGACCGGCGCCGGTCAGCGCGGATCGACCGGCGAAGTCCCTGCGGGTGAGCGACATGGGTGTCTCCCGTGACGGTGAAGGATGACCGTGGAGGGTGGCCGAGGGCATTGCGGCCACACGCTCCCGCCCACGCCTGAACGCCGGTTGAACACCGGGCGACTTCACCGCACTCGGTTCCATGAATCCGTAAGGACTCGGCCACAGCGACCAAAAGTCCTACGGCCCGGGGAACGGCCCGGACCCTCCGGGACCGGAAACGATCCCCCCTCCCGAGGCCGGGAGAAGCCCCGGGCCGGGGAACGAGCGCCCCCTCCGGGGGCTGGGGAACGAGAGCACCCTCGGGGCCGGGGGACGGACGAAGCTCCACCAGGGCCAGGGAAGCGCTCCTCCCGGGACTGAAGAACGGGCGAAGCCCACCGGAGGCGAGGAATAGGCGAAGCCCCCCCGCGGCCGGGGAAGCACCCCTCCCGGGACTGGGGATCGGGCGAAGCCCACCGGGGCCGAGGAACGAGCGCCCTTACCGGGACTGGAGAACGGGCGAAGCCCAGGGAGGCCAAGGAATGGGCGAAGCCCCGCCGGGGCCGAGGAACGGCCGCCCCCTCGGGACCGGAGAACGGGCGAAGCCCACCGAGGCCAAGGAATGGGCGCAGCCCCCTCGGGCCGAGGAACGAGCGCCCCCTCGGGGCCACGGGCAAGGGAAGCTCCCTCGACCTGTCCCGGCCCGCTCAACCCCCTTGTTGCGAGCGTGCCTTGAAGGCGGCCTTGCGGGCCTCCTTGGCGACCTTCTTGTCGGGGTGGAGGCGGCCCATCGCCTCCAGGACGTCCGGGGTGGCCGGGTGGTCGACGCGCCAGGCCGCGGCGAAGAAGCCGCCGTGCTGCTGGGCGAGGCCCTCGACCAGCCCCTGGAGCTCGGCGGAATTGCCCTCGGCGGCGAGCTGCGCGGCGATCGTGTCGATGGTGAGCCAGAAGATCATCGCCTCGGACGGCGGGGGCACGTCGGCGGCGCCGTGTTCGGAGAGCCAGACCCGGGCGAGTCCGCCCAGTTCGGCGTCGTCGAGGACCTCGCGCAGCGCGGGCTCGGCCTCCAGGCCGACGAGCGAGAGCGCCTGCTGACAGTGCAGTCGGCGCAGCGGCGCCCCGGCGTCACCACCGCGCGCCGCGGCGAGCAACTCCCGTGCGGCGGCGAGGGGTTCACGCCGAGCGAGCCACTGCTCGGTCTCGGCCCGGGCGGCGGTCGGCGGGAAGTCCGCGGTGCCGTCCAGCAGCGCGTCCGCGCCCTTGTCCGCCAGGTCGCCCACCGCGGGGGCGGAGAGGCCGGACTCCAGCAGCCGCGCCCGCAGCCCGTACAGGCCGAGCGGTGTCAGCCGTACCATCCCGTACCGCGACACGTCGGCCTCGTCGGCGGCGGCCGAGGACTCCTCGTCGCTGTCCGCCATCAGTGTCTCGTCGACCGGCTGGAAGTCGACGAGGCCGACGGGTTCGAGCAGCCGGAACTGGTCGTCGAGCCGCATCATCGCGTCCGACACCTGCTCCAGTACGTCGTTGGTCGGCTCCCCCATGTCGTCGGGCACGATCATGGACGCGGCGAGGGCCGGCAGCGGTACGGGGCTTTCGCCGGCCCCGCCCTCGCTCACGGTCAGCAGGTACAGATTGCCGAGCACTCCGTCCAGGAACTCGGCCTCGGCCTCGGGGTCCCAGTCCAGCGAGGAGAGGTCGATCTCCCCGCCGCCGTCCATCGCGTCGACGAGGTCGTCGAGGTCGGGCACGCTCGCGTCGGCCAGTACGGTCTCCAGGGCGGTGAGCCACACCCCGAGGACGTCCTGCGGCGCTCCGGAGGTGAGCAGCGCGAGGTCCGCGCCCGCGGCGACCGTACCTTCCTCCTCGTCCACGATCTCGACGAGCCCGGTGTCGACCGCCACCCGCCAGGCCTCGCTGGCCGTCGCCGCCGCTTCGTCGCCGGTGAGCCCGAGCGCGTCGGCCGCCCCGGGAAGCTGTTCCTCGACGAGTTCGCCCCCGGCGCCGACCCGCGTGTCCGGGCCGGCCCAGCGGGCCAGCCGTGCGGCGCGGGAGAGCAGCGGTGTGGCGAGCGCGTCCCGCGCCAGCTCCGCTTCGGAAGTCAGCCGCACCGGCGGCAAGGGGGAGCTCTCTGACATCGGCTGGGTTCTCCTCCGAACAATCAGGACCCGAACAGCGGGATCGAACGGCCCGAACGAGCGGAACCGGGCGACCCGACCGGCGGGACCGACCAAGCATGACAAGCAGGAAACGCAGTACAAGCAGAACAAGCATGACGAGCGGAACAAGCGTGACATCCACCGGGGTCCGGCAGCGCACCCACCGCGCCCGGCAGCGCACCCCCGGAACCGGCGGCACACCACACCCACCAGGGCCCGGCAACACATCACCCGGCCCCGGCAGGAAGCCCACCAGGGCCGGCAGCACATCCGCCTGCCCCAGACGTACGTCCACCAAGCCCGGCAACGCATCCACCCGACCCGACCGAACGCCCACCAGAGCCCCGCAGGACGCCCACCGAGTCCATAAGGACATCGCCCCGCAGGACATCCGGCACGCCCATGCACCGCCCCCGAACCCGAGGATCCGGACGCCACGCCGGAAAGCCGCGTCAACGGCTCAGCCTAGACGGATTTCCACCCATGCCGCCCGGTTCATGTCCCTGTCAGGAGTTGTACATCACTCCATCCTTGACAACTCCCCTCCCCACACACGAGATTGACGCGCGTAGAAGTTCAGAGGGGCACCTGTCTCACCAGTTTCTACGCGCGTCACCGACCCGCACACAGGTCGCGCTACCCCTACACGTTCCACCCTCGTCCCGGCGCTCATGTAAGTCCCCGGAGGGATTCCCTTGCCGAGCAAGAGAACCGCGCGCATCGGCGCGCTGACCGTAGCCGCGGTCTGTTCCACCGTCTCCGCCGTGGTGCTGACCGCACCCGCCCACGCGGACACCGTCCACATCCACGACATCCAGGGCACCACCCGGACGTCCCCCTACGCGGGCCAGAAGGTCACGGACGTGGCGGGCATCGTCACGGCCCTGCGGACCTACGGCTCGTCCCGGGGTTTCTGGATCCAGGACCCGACCCCGGACACCGACCCGGCCACCAGTGAGGGCGTCTTCGTCTTCACCAGCTCCACCCCGAAGGTCGCCGTCGGCGACTCGGTCACCGTCACGGGCACCGTCTCGGAGTACGTGCCCGGCGGCGCCTCCTCCGGCAACCAGTCGCTGACGGAGATCACCAAGCCGACGATCACGGTGCTGTCGTCCGGCAACGCGGTCCCCGCGCCCACGGTCGTCAACAGCCGTTCCGTGCCGGCCGCCTACACCCCCGCCGGTGACACGGCCGCGAGCGGTTCGATCAACGCGCTCACCCTGCAGCCGACGAAGTACGCCCTGGACTACTACGAGTCCCTCGAGGGCATGAACGTCCAGGTCGCCGACACCCGCGTGGTCACCGCCACCGACCCGTACAGCGAGCTGTGGGTCACGGTGAAGCCGCACGAGAACGTCACCCGCCGCGGCGGCACGATCTACGGCGCGTACACCTCGCAGAACACCGGACGCCTGCAGATCCAGTCCCTCGGTTCGACCGCCGACTTCCCCGTCGCGAACGTCGGCGACAAGCTCGCCGGCACCACCGCGGGCCCGCTCGACTACAACCAGTTCGGCGGCTACACGCTCGTCGCGAGCCAGTTGGGCACCCTGGAGAAGGGCGACCTGAAGCGCGAGACGACCCGCAAGCAGTCGCGCGGCGAGCTGGCCGTGGCGACGTACAACGTCGAGAACCTGGACCCGGGCGACGGCACGTTCGCCGCCCACGCGGCCGCGATCGTGAACAACCTCCAGTCGCCCGACATCGTGTCCCTGGAGGAGATCCAGGACAACAACGGCGCGACGGACGACGGCACGGTCGCCGCCGACCAGACGGTGAACAAGCTGATCGACGCGATCGTCGCGGCGGGCGGCCCGAAGTACGACTGGCGTTCCATCGACCCGGTCAACGACAAGGACGGCGGCGAGCCCGGCGGCAACATCCGCCAGGTCTTCCTGTTCAACCCGGAGCGGGTCTCCTTCACGGACCGCGCGGGCGGCGACTCGACGACCCCCGTCGGTGTCACCAAGGTGCACGGCAAGGCCCAACTGACGGCCTCCCCCGGCCGGATAGACCCGGCCAACACGGCCTGGACGTCCAGCCGCAAGCCGCTGGCCGGTGAGTTCGTCTTCCGTGGCAAGACGGTCTTCGTGATCGCCAACCACCTCAACTCCAAGGGCGGTGACCAGGGGCTGACCGCGCAGTACCAGCCCCCGGCCCGCAGCTCGGAGACCCAGCGTCATCTGCAGGCGACGGCGGTGAATTCCTTCGTCACCGAGATCCTCAAGGCGCAGAAGAACGCCGACGTGCTCGCCCTCGGCGACATGAACGACTTCGAGTTCTCGGACACCACCAAGATCCTCGAGGGTGACGGCGAGCTCTGGTCGGCGATCAAGTCGCTGCCGAAGAGCGAGCGTTACACGTACGACTACCAGGGCAACCAGCAGGTCCTGGACCAGATCCTGGTCAGCCCGTCGATCCGCAAGGGCTGCGACTTCGACTACGACAGCGTGCACGTCAACTCGGAGTTCTCCGACCAGATCAGCGACCACGACCCGCAGGTACTGCGGTTCCGGCCGTAGGCCTGTAGGGGCTGTGGATGAGGCCACAGCCCCGAAAAGGGAAGAGCCCGGCCCCGTCGTCCGGGGGGCCGGGCTCTTCCCTTCCCTTGCCCGATGTCAGGCGGCGAACGTCTCGTTCAGCCAGCCCTTCCAGGCGGTCTCGTTGTGCTTGGCGTCGGCGCCGGACGCGAAGTCGTGGACGCTCATGCCGACGGGGGCACCCCAGTGGTTGCGCCCGAAGAAACGGATGAGGGCGTTGTCGGTGCGCAGCCCGATGAAGTACGGGTTGCGGTAGTCGACCACGGCGTCGAGGAGCTGCCCCTCGGGTCCCCGTGCCCGCACCCGCGCGCCCTCGGCCGTGTCGTCCGCGAGGCCGAGCGCCCGCCCGACGGCGGCGAAGGCGTCGGACGCCGTGGACGCGCCGGGCCCGTCGAAGGTGGCGAAGGCGACCGGGCGCCCCGCGAAGTGCGTCACGTACTGGCGCAGGGTGTGCAGATAGAAGTCCGTGTGCTTGCTCGCGCCGTCGTACTGGTTGTCCCAGTCCTCGACGAAGATGCCGCTGTGCACGTACCGCACCCAGGACCGGCGGCCGTCGTCACGCGGCTCGATGGTCTCGTCGATCTGGTTGAGGGTCTGCTGGGAGATGCCCTCGACGTCCTCGACCAGG is a window of Streptomyces sp. NBC_00271 DNA encoding:
- a CDS encoding MFS transporter produces the protein MSTSSTPSAPPTTTDALSAPPQPARLGAVLFVIVTAYLMVGVDSTVVNVALPDIQKDLHFSPTGLSWVLNAYTLTFGGLLLLGGRVGDIAGRRRTLTIGVLLFAGSSLLGGLATESAWLLTARALQGVGAALTAPSTLALITTNFPDGPRRHHALGIYASMAGIGASIGLVLGGMLTSWASWRWALLINVPIGIAVAVALPRFVTETPRHAGRFDAAGALAGTAGMTSLVYAFIRVSEEGWSDTQSLLGFSSAAALLVGFTLIESRADQPIMPLRLFASRNRAGGYAGVLLLPAGMFGAFYFLTLICQQVLGYSPLRAGFAFLPMTLAMFTVVRFVPRLLARLGAKPVLLTGMALLVVAAAWLWRLRPDDGYLTGLFGPLVLMGVGVGLSFMPLNATILAGIEPREAGAASGLLQTLQWLGGTLGLSILVTVFGTAARHAHGSPSDILTEGAARAFGIGSLIALTALLVSALVITDTRPKHTT
- a CDS encoding 1-aminocyclopropane-1-carboxylate deaminase, producing MSLSSYERYPLLFGPSPVHPLERLTKHLGGASLWAKREDCNSGVAYGGNKTRKLEYLVADALAQGCDTLVSIGGVQSNHTRQVAAVAARAGLKCVLVQESWVEWPDSVYDKVGNILISRLAGADVRLVRAGFGIGFKESWEQALREVEERGGKPYAIPAGASDHPLGGLGFAGWAYEVTEQEAELGVFFDTVVVCSVTGSTQAGMVAGFAALEEAGGRPRRVLGIDASAAPARTREQIARIAHGTGQLIGVRRELTEADVELDERYHAGTYGIPDEATLEAMRLAARTEGMVTDPVYEGKSMAGMVDLVARGEIGRESTVLYAHLGGQPALNAYSALF
- a CDS encoding GntR family transcriptional regulator: MEAIRPVRRTLLRDRAYEAIRDAIVAGELAPGAVVRDTGLAELLGLSRAPVREAFSRLVDEGLLESKPQSYTRVTPLVTADVRDAAAVVGAMHELIARTAVPRLEAPHIEVMREANVRFADAVRAGDVDAALTADDALHDVLVRVSGNRAAAATVARYTPLIRRLERRRFGEGGNCRSAGLHDELIDACAERDVVAAVRVTVEIWGALEDLADVEP
- a CDS encoding TROVE domain-containing protein, which gives rise to MSRFNTKAAKAQPTSRVTSTGRVLRTHQGGRGQERDARSELFLLAIANFVSQNTFYETGEARDDRFAALVRELAVADPSWTAALLGWLRGEGNLRTASLVGAAEYVKARLDAGVTDGPANRQVIASVLRRPDEPGELLAYWTSRYGRNVPKPVKRGVADAVRRLYGEKSLLKYDTAAKGYRFGDILNLVHAAPDPAKPWQGDLFQYALDRRHHPDTAVVPKSLPVVVAHRDLMELRPAKRRKVVTGAHGARRLAEAGMTWEALAGWLQGPMDKAAWEAVIPSMGAMALVRNLRNFDEAGVSDEVAAQVAARISDPAEVARSRQFPFRYLAAYQHAPSLRWSYPLEQALGHSLANVPALPGRTLVLVDRSGSMFYSRLSERSELSRADAAAIFGTALALRAADADLVEFGTSSKRVKFKKGESVLKVLERFGDLGGTNTSEAVRAHYRKHDRVLIVTDEQATYSHYGDPTEQVPAHVPVYTWNLAGYRAGHGPSGKANRHTFGGLSDAAFRMVPLLESARDADWPWAG
- a CDS encoding alkaline phosphatase PhoX, giving the protein MSLTRRDFAGRSALTGAGLVLAGSVGALATAPNALASTDTESVGEDGKPTDRHGGVGYGPLVPDPKGLLALPAGFSYRVITYSGRTKLDSGEFTPSNHDGTSTFDGPRGATLLVNNHELKGPRADWKYPVPLTEGLVYDPAASGGCTVVEVRHDKVAEWVGVAGTSTNCAGGNTPWGTWLTCEETEDKAGQNGMTKDHGYVFEVDPADRRRNRNPKPIKALGRYAHEAVVVDPKRGRLYLTEDASGPNGLLYRWTPPQGFEHGHGQLATLAADAGALQAFKCFDSGGRFIDDLSRATKIGTVYGVDWVDVPDRDAKTVSVRKQFTDGQVTRARKLEGMWCGDGGVYIVSSYARTESPGQAHDGAVWFYDPKRRTLTLKVLLGVNPDPSKDGAFDGPDNITVSPYGGLVIAEDGEGVQHLFGATDSGRTYPIARNELNIGTEAEPAYSEFTGVTFSPDGRTLFANIQEPGIMLAITGPWKRQKRG
- a CDS encoding endonuclease/exonuclease/phosphatase family protein, with translation MPSKRTARIGALTVAAVCSTVSAVVLTAPAHADTVHIHDIQGTTRTSPYAGQKVTDVAGIVTALRTYGSSRGFWIQDPTPDTDPATSEGVFVFTSSTPKVAVGDSVTVTGTVSEYVPGGASSGNQSLTEITKPTITVLSSGNAVPAPTVVNSRSVPAAYTPAGDTAASGSINALTLQPTKYALDYYESLEGMNVQVADTRVVTATDPYSELWVTVKPHENVTRRGGTIYGAYTSQNTGRLQIQSLGSTADFPVANVGDKLAGTTAGPLDYNQFGGYTLVASQLGTLEKGDLKRETTRKQSRGELAVATYNVENLDPGDGTFAAHAAAIVNNLQSPDIVSLEEIQDNNGATDDGTVAADQTVNKLIDAIVAAGGPKYDWRSIDPVNDKDGGEPGGNIRQVFLFNPERVSFTDRAGGDSTTPVGVTKVHGKAQLTASPGRIDPANTAWTSSRKPLAGEFVFRGKTVFVIANHLNSKGGDQGLTAQYQPPARSSETQRHLQATAVNSFVTEILKAQKNADVLALGDMNDFEFSDTTKILEGDGELWSAIKSLPKSERYTYDYQGNQQVLDQILVSPSIRKGCDFDYDSVHVNSEFSDQISDHDPQVLRFRP
- a CDS encoding SRPBCC family protein; amino-acid sequence: MSKEFEIAREFEVDATPEQMWEAITTGTGGWLWPMEFEPRQGGTGPFGSTLTNWDPPHRLTSLVEDVEGISQQTLNQIDETIEPRDDGRRSWVRYVHSGIFVEDWDNQYDGASKHTDFYLHTLRQYVTHFAGRPVAFATFDGPGASTASDAFAAVGRALGLADDTAEGARVRARGPEGQLLDAVVDYRNPYFIGLRTDNALIRFFGRNHWGAPVGMSVHDFASGADAKHNETAWKGWLNETFAA